A portion of the Pseudomonas synxantha BG33R genome contains these proteins:
- a CDS encoding heavy-metal-associated domain-containing protein — protein MQIFSVEGMTCGHCVRAVTQAVQSKDAAASVEVDLGAKEVRVASSLPSDKVIQLITEEGYTAKLA, from the coding sequence ATGCAAATATTCAGTGTTGAAGGAATGACCTGTGGCCATTGCGTTCGAGCGGTGACCCAGGCGGTACAGAGCAAGGATGCGGCGGCGAGTGTCGAAGTAGATTTGGGCGCTAAAGAAGTGCGCGTGGCAAGCAGTCTGCCCTCGGATAAGGTCATCCAACTGATCACCGAGGAGGGCTACACCGCCAAACTGGCGTGA